A stretch of the Panthera uncia isolate 11264 chromosome E2 unlocalized genomic scaffold, Puncia_PCG_1.0 HiC_scaffold_20, whole genome shotgun sequence genome encodes the following:
- the TRAPPC2L gene encoding trafficking protein particle complex subunit 2-like protein: MAVCVAVIAKENYPLYIRSAPTENELKFHYMVHTSLDVVDEKISAMGKALVDQRELYLGLLYPTEDYKVYGYVTNSKVKFVMVVDSSNTALRDNEIRSMFRKLHNSYTDVMCNPFYNPGDRIQSRAFDSMVTSMMIQVC; the protein is encoded by the exons ATGGCGGTGTGCGTGGCGGTGATCGCCAAGGAG AATTACCCTCTTTACATCCGCAGCGCCCCCACAGAGAATGAGCTGAAGTTCCACTACATGGTACACACGTCCCTGGATGTGGTGGATGAGAAGATCTCCGCGATGGGGAAGGCCTTGGTGGACCAGAGGGAGCTCTACCTGGGCCTGCTGTACCCCACAGAGGACTACAAGGT ATACGGCTACGTGACCAACTCCAAGGTGAAGTTCGTCATGGTGGTGGACTCCTCCAACACGGCGCTGCGAGACAACGAGATCCGCAGT ATGTTCCGGAAGCTGCACAATTCCTACACAGATGTGATGTGCAACCCTTTCTACAACCCTGGGGACCGCATTCAGTCCAG GGCCTTTGACAGCATGGTGACGTCTATGATGATACAAGTGTGTTGA
- the PABPN1L gene encoding LOW QUALITY PROTEIN: embryonic polyadenylate-binding protein 2 (The sequence of the model RefSeq protein was modified relative to this genomic sequence to represent the inferred CDS: deleted 1 base in 1 codon) — protein MWPFLSHALFPPPTQAWLQRASSDPEAQGWGAWGRAEKPPLESEGGDRKEGEPGEAENDPEDAGFPLSLLEGEELAEYREPDQELEAIKVKLWAMEQAQGPEPPGAQGQAGREEGAGATPARQLLSPEAGCTCPGPPTEQLESDHRSVYVGNVDYGGTAEELEAYFNSCGEVHRVTILCDKFSGHPKGYAYVEFAAESSAQAAVALDKSIFRGRVIKVLPKRTNLPGISSTDRGGFRGQPGVRGGPFPRSSLQGGARFRPRGRNRSPGWALGPRSHTQTWCGDSAEVGVWCCTS, from the exons ATGTGGCCCTTCCTCAGCCACGCTCTCTTCCCACCCCCGACCCAGGCCTGGCTGCAAAGGGCTTCCTCGGACCctgaggcccagggctggggggcctggggcagggccgAGAAGCCCCCTCTGGAGTCagagggtggggacaggaaggagggggagCCGGGGGAAGCGGAGAATGACCCCGAAGATGCAGGCTTCCCCCTGTCTCTCTTGGAGGGGGAGGAGCTGGCCGAGTACCGGGAACCCGACCAG GAGCTGGAGGCCATCAAAGTGAAGCTGTGGGCCATGGAACAGGCCCAAGGACCGGAGCCGCCTGGGGCGCAGGGCCAGGCGGGACGGGAGGAGGGCGCCGGGGCCACACCGGCCAGGCAGCTGCTGAGCCCCGAGGCAG GTTGCACCTGCCCCGGGCCCCCCACGGAGCAGCTGGAGTCCGACCACAGATCCGTCTATGTGGGGaat GTGGACTATGGGGGCACAGCTGAGGAGCTCGAAGCCTACTTCAACTCCTGCGGGGAGGTTCACCGGGTCACCATCCTATGCGACAAGTTCTCCGGACACCCCAAGGG CTACGCCTACGTAGAGTTTGCTGCCGAGAGCTCAGCCCAGGCCGCGGTGGCGTTGGACAAGAGCATCTTCCGAGGCCGAGTCATCAAG GTGCTGCCCAAAAGGACCAACTTGCCGGGGATCAGCTCTACCGACCGCGGGGGCTTCCGAGGACAGCCAGGCGTCAGAGGAGGACCGTTCCCCCGCAGCAGCCTCCAGGGCGGGGCCCGCTTCAGACCTCGGGGGCGGAACCG ATCACCTGGTTGGGCCCTCGGTCCAAGGAGCCACACACAGACCTGGTGTGGAGACAGC GCAGAGGTTGGAGTGTGGTGCTGTACAAGCTGA
- the CBFA2T3 gene encoding protein CBFA2T3 isoform X2, whose product MPDSPAEVKSQPRSTPPSMPPPPPAASQGATRLPSFTPHTIMNGTHSPTAVNGAPSTPSGFSNGPATSSTASLSTQHLPPACGARQLSKLKRFLTTLQQFGSDISPEIGERVRTLVLGLVNSTLTIEQFHSKLQEATNFPLRPFVIPFLKANLPLLQRELLHCARLAKQTPAQYLAQHEQLLLDANASSPIDSSELLLEVNENGKRRTPDRTKENGSDRDPLHPDHVSKRPCTLSPAQRYSPSHGPPQPTPPPPHYRLEDMAMAHHFRDPYRHHEPRELRERHRQLAVHGSRQEEVIDHRLTEREWAEEWKHLNNLLNCIMDMAEKTRRSLTVLRQCQEADREEINHWIRRYSDTEDAKKGPVPATARPLNSSVGAEGSQLDAHREFMPRTLSGYMPEEIWRKAEEAVNEVKRQAMSELQKAVSDAERKAHELISTERAKMERALAEARRQASEDALTVINQQEDSSEVGPPSLQVPDPEAPLHRLPAS is encoded by the exons TAATGAACGGCACCCACTCGCCGACGGCCGTCAACGGCGCGCCATCCACGCCCAGTGGCTTCAGCAATGGCCCGGCCACCTCGTCCACCGCCTCCCTGTCCACGCAGCACCTGCCCCCGGCCTGCGGGGCGCGGCAGCTCAGCAAGCTGAAACGCTTCCTCACCACCCTGCAGCAGTTCGGCAGTGACATCTCCCCGGAGATCGGGGAGCGCGTGCGCACGCTGGTGCTGGGGCTCGtg AACTCCACGCTGACCATCGAGCAGTTCCATTCCAAGCTCCAAGAGGCCACCAACTTCCCTCTGCGTCCGTTCGTCATCCCCTTCCTAAAG GCTAACCTTCCCCTGCTGCAGAGGGAGCTCCTGCACTGTGCCCGCCTGGCCAAGCAGACCCCCGCCCAGTACCTGGCCCAGCACGAGCAGCTCCTGCTGGACGCCAACGCCTCCTCCCCCATCGACTCCTCGGAGCTCCTTCTGGAGGTCAACGAGAATGGCAAGAGAAGGACGCCTGACCG GACCAAAGAGAATGGGTCAGACCGTGACCCGCTGCACCCCGACCACGTCAGCAAACGGCCGTGCACCCTGAGCCCCGCCCAGCGCTACAGCCCCAGCCACGGGCCGCCCCAGCCCACGCCGCCGCCGCCACACTACCGCCTGGAGGACATGGCCATGGCCCACCACTTCCGTGACCCCTACCGCCATCACGAGCCCCGGGAGCTGCGGGAGCGCCATCGGCAGCTTG CGGTACACGGGTCCCGGCAGGAGGAAGTGATCGACCACCGCCTCACGGAGCGGGAGTGGGCAGAGGAGTGGAAGCACCTGAACAAC CTGCTGAACTGCATCATGGACATGGCTGAGAAGACTCGACGGTCACTCACCGTGCTGCGTCAGTGCCAAGAGGCCGACCGCGAGGAGATCAACCACTGGATCCGGCGCTACAGCGACACCGAGGACGCCAAGAAGGGCCCCGTGCCTGCCACCGCCCGGCCCCTCAACAGCTCCGTGGGTGCAGAGGGGTCTCAGCTAG ACGCCCACCGGGAGTTCATGCCTAGGACCCTCTCTGGCTACATGCCCGAGGAGATCTGGAGGAAGGCTG AAGAGGCCGTGAATGAGGTGAAGCGGCAGGCGATGTCGGAGCTGCAGAAGGCGGTGTCGGACGCGGAGCGAAAGGCCCACGAGCTCATCAGCACGGAGCGCGCCAAGATGGAGAGGGCCCTGGCAGAGGCCCGGCGGCAGGCCTCAGAAGACGCCCTGACTGTCATCAACCAGCAGGAGGACTCCAGCGAGGTAGGGCCGCCCAGCCTCCAGGTTCCAGACCCTGAGGCCCCACTCCATCGCCTCCCAGCCTCGTGA